A region from the Nostoc sp. HK-01 genome encodes:
- a CDS encoding phosphoenolpyruvate-protein phosphotransferase codes for MVGIVIVSHSKQLALGVQELAAQMVQGKVAIAVAAGIEDAENPLGTDALKIYEAIASVFSDDGVLVLMDLGSAVMNAEMAVEFLPEAHQEKVYLCEAPLVEGAIAAAVAAAIGKNIQQVMAEARGALTAKATQLGVTNLTADVISHTQAPTSAAYPTREIHLSVHNRLGLHARPAAQFVATAAKFQSQIQVQNLTRNTAVVRGDSINQVTTLGVRQGHELLITASGVDADAALAALQTLFDNNFGEDDTAVVSPPTTQPEATPATSGELSGIAASPGVAIAPVIHYQPAPVTVTEYHVNDPEAEWQRLQLAIHTAQQEIQTIFSQASLQIGDTEAAIFDAHLLFLEDPVLLESVQQRIMEHHLNAEAAWQAAVDEVTTSYRTLEDAYLRERVEDIVDIGQRVLRLLAGNTATSLHLTEPAILVATDLTPSDTAGLDPSKVLGICTVSGSATSHSAIIARTLGIPAVLGVNPEVLRLEDGTLMGLDGESGKAWVEPEPDILSALEAKREAWQNAKQEALAKAHQPAITRDGKQINILANIGSIGDVQAAVAGGAEGVGLLRTEFLYLDRTTAPTEEEQLAVYQAIAQVLDNRPLIIRTLDVGGDKPLPYLRVGFHEANPFLGWRGIRFCLDHPELFKIQLRAILRASAEHNIKVMFPMIATVTEVRAAKAILGEVQAELRQAGIAFDENMEVGVMIEVPAAVAIADHLAAEVSFFSIGTNDLSQYVMAGDRNNPRVAYLADALHPAVLRMIQQTVQAAHAAGIWVGLCGELAAEPTAAAILLGLGLDELSVNPQAIGIVKQAIAKLTVAQAEAIVATALQLDSANDVRALVQ; via the coding sequence GTGGTCGGAATAGTTATTGTTTCTCATAGTAAACAATTGGCTCTGGGTGTGCAGGAACTCGCTGCACAAATGGTTCAGGGCAAAGTTGCGATTGCGGTAGCGGCTGGTATTGAAGATGCAGAAAATCCATTAGGTACAGATGCGTTGAAGATTTATGAGGCGATCGCATCTGTATTTAGCGATGATGGTGTATTAGTATTAATGGATCTCGGTAGTGCAGTCATGAATGCAGAAATGGCTGTGGAGTTCCTACCAGAAGCACATCAAGAAAAAGTATACCTCTGTGAAGCACCACTTGTAGAAGGTGCGATCGCAGCAGCCGTAGCAGCCGCCATAGGTAAGAACATTCAGCAGGTCATGGCAGAAGCTAGAGGAGCATTAACCGCCAAAGCGACACAACTGGGAGTTACTAACCTAACAGCAGATGTAATTAGCCATACACAAGCACCAACGAGCGCGGCTTATCCTACCAGAGAAATTCATCTGAGTGTTCATAATCGTTTAGGTTTACACGCGCGTCCGGCGGCACAGTTTGTTGCGACAGCCGCGAAATTTCAATCTCAAATTCAGGTACAGAATTTAACAAGAAATACCGCCGTTGTCCGGGGTGACAGTATTAACCAAGTCACAACTTTAGGAGTGCGTCAAGGACATGAATTGTTAATTACTGCATCTGGTGTTGATGCTGATGCAGCACTAGCAGCATTACAAACTTTATTTGATAACAACTTTGGTGAGGATGATACTGCTGTTGTGTCTCCACCGACAACACAGCCGGAAGCAACGCCAGCAACTAGTGGCGAGCTTTCAGGAATTGCGGCTTCTCCGGGAGTTGCGATCGCACCTGTAATTCATTATCAACCTGCCCCGGTGACGGTTACAGAATACCACGTCAATGACCCAGAAGCAGAATGGCAACGTTTACAATTGGCTATCCACACAGCGCAACAAGAAATTCAGACAATTTTTTCGCAAGCATCTTTGCAAATAGGTGACACTGAAGCCGCAATTTTTGATGCTCATTTACTATTTTTGGAAGATCCTGTGTTGCTAGAAAGTGTGCAGCAACGTATCATGGAACATCACTTAAATGCAGAAGCAGCTTGGCAAGCCGCAGTTGATGAAGTTACAACTTCTTACCGCACCCTAGAAGATGCTTATTTGCGAGAACGAGTAGAAGATATTGTAGATATAGGACAAAGAGTGCTGCGACTGTTAGCCGGAAATACTGCTACTAGCTTGCATCTTACAGAACCAGCTATTTTAGTAGCAACAGACTTGACACCTTCAGATACAGCAGGATTAGATCCCAGCAAGGTACTCGGTATTTGTACTGTTTCTGGAAGTGCCACATCTCACAGTGCGATTATTGCGCGGACATTGGGGATTCCCGCCGTTTTAGGTGTCAATCCTGAAGTGTTGCGGCTAGAAGATGGTACGTTGATGGGGCTGGATGGTGAAAGCGGCAAAGCTTGGGTAGAACCAGAACCAGACATTCTCAGTGCGTTAGAAGCTAAACGAGAAGCTTGGCAAAATGCTAAACAAGAAGCACTCGCTAAGGCGCATCAACCAGCAATTACCCGTGATGGAAAACAGATAAATATCCTCGCTAATATTGGCAGCATTGGAGATGTACAAGCGGCTGTAGCTGGTGGTGCAGAAGGTGTGGGACTGCTGCGGACTGAGTTTTTGTATTTAGATAGAACTACAGCTCCAACAGAAGAAGAACAACTAGCAGTTTATCAGGCGATCGCCCAAGTTTTAGATAACCGTCCGTTAATTATCCGTACTCTAGATGTGGGCGGTGACAAGCCATTACCTTATTTGCGAGTTGGGTTTCACGAAGCTAACCCCTTCCTCGGTTGGCGGGGTATCCGTTTCTGTTTAGATCATCCAGAATTATTTAAAATACAATTGCGGGCAATTTTACGTGCTAGTGCGGAACACAATATTAAGGTGATGTTCCCGATGATTGCTACTGTCACAGAAGTACGTGCAGCTAAAGCAATATTAGGTGAAGTGCAGGCAGAACTGCGGCAAGCGGGTATAGCCTTCGATGAAAATATGGAAGTGGGTGTAATGATTGAAGTCCCCGCAGCTGTCGCTATAGCTGATCATTTAGCGGCGGAAGTCAGCTTTTTCAGTATAGGGACTAATGACCTGAGTCAGTATGTTATGGCAGGCGATCGCAATAACCCCAGAGTAGCGTATTTAGCCGATGCTTTACATCCCGCCGTATTGCGAATGATACAGCAAACTGTACAAGCCGCCCACGCTGCCGGAATTTGGGTAGGATTATGTGGAGAATTAGCAGCAGAGCCAACAGCCGCAGCGATTTTATTAGGTTTAGGGTTAGATGAATTAAGCGTCAATCCCCAAGCTATCGGGATAGTTAAACAAGCGATCGCAAAATTAACTGTAGCTCAAGCCGAGGCGATCGTTGCCACAGCATTACAATTGGACTCTGCAAATGATGTTAGAGCTTTGGTGCAATAA
- a CDS encoding XRE family transcriptional regulator has translation MGYVRLRIREFAQQKGWTLKEVAERSGVNYNTVKSYVQRDVLNTVDLSAVYKIARTFEVTIEDLMELVEE, from the coding sequence ATGGGTTACGTTAGGCTGCGAATTCGAGAATTTGCTCAACAGAAGGGTTGGACGCTAAAAGAAGTTGCTGAACGTTCTGGAGTCAACTACAACACAGTCAAAAGTTACGTTCAGCGTGATGTGTTAAATACTGTTGATTTAAGTGCAGTCTATAAAATAGCTCGTACTTTTGAAGTAACAATTGAAGATTTGATGGAATTAGTGGAAGAATAG
- the fda gene encoding fructose-1,6-bisphosphate aldolase, which yields MALVPLRLLLDHAAENGYGIPAFNVNNLEQIQAILKAAAETDSPVILQASRGARNYAGENFLRHLILAAVETYPHIPIVMHQDHGNAPSTCYSAIKNNFTSVMMDGSLEADAKTPASFEYNVNVTREVVNVAHALGVSVEGELGCLGSLETGAGEAEDGHGFEGTLDHSQLLTDPDEAVSFVEATQVDALAVAIGTSHGAYKFTRKPTGEILAISRIEEIHRRLPNTHLVMHGSSSVPEDLIALINEYGGAIPETYGVPVEEIQKGIKSGVRKVNIDTDNRLAITAAVREALSKNPKEFDPRHFLKPSITYMQKVCAERYVQFGTAGNASKIKQVSLEEFAAKYAKGELNAVTKAAAKV from the coding sequence ATGGCGCTTGTACCATTGCGGCTGCTCTTGGATCACGCAGCTGAGAACGGTTACGGCATCCCAGCTTTCAACGTTAACAATTTGGAGCAGATTCAGGCAATCCTGAAAGCTGCTGCCGAGACAGATAGCCCCGTAATTTTGCAAGCTTCCCGTGGCGCTCGTAACTATGCAGGTGAAAACTTCCTGCGCCACCTGATTTTGGCTGCGGTAGAGACCTATCCTCACATTCCCATTGTGATGCACCAAGATCATGGTAATGCTCCTTCTACCTGCTACTCAGCTATCAAGAACAACTTTACCAGCGTGATGATGGATGGTTCCTTGGAAGCTGATGCTAAAACCCCTGCCAGCTTCGAGTACAACGTTAATGTTACCCGCGAAGTTGTAAATGTAGCTCATGCTTTGGGCGTAAGTGTAGAAGGTGAACTCGGTTGCTTGGGTTCTCTGGAAACCGGCGCGGGTGAAGCTGAAGATGGACACGGTTTTGAAGGTACTCTTGACCATTCTCAACTGCTAACTGACCCTGATGAAGCTGTTAGCTTTGTAGAAGCAACCCAAGTAGATGCTTTGGCTGTAGCTATTGGTACTAGCCACGGTGCTTACAAGTTTACCCGCAAACCAACTGGCGAAATTTTGGCAATCAGCCGCATTGAAGAAATTCACCGTCGTCTACCTAACACCCACTTGGTAATGCACGGTTCTTCTTCTGTACCAGAAGATTTAATCGCTTTGATTAACGAGTACGGTGGTGCTATTCCTGAAACCTACGGCGTACCTGTAGAAGAAATTCAAAAAGGTATCAAGAGTGGTGTTCGTAAGGTGAACATCGACACCGACAACCGTTTGGCTATCACCGCAGCTGTACGCGAAGCTTTATCAAAAAATCCCAAGGAATTTGACCCCCGTCACTTCCTCAAGCCTTCTATTACATATATGCAGAAGGTTTGTGCTGAACGCTATGTACAGTTCGGTACTGCTGGTAACGCAAGCAAGATTAAACAAGTTTCTCTGGAAGAGTTTGCTGCTAAGTATGCTAAAGGTGAATTAAACGCTGTCACCAAGGCTGCTGCTAAAGTTTAA
- a CDS encoding aldose 1-epimerase: MPTITIQQQQYKTYILSDETSGTQIEVVPERGGIITGWRVQGQEIFYLDKERFTHPDLSVRGGNPILFPICGNLPDNTYTHNGQQYTLKQHGFARDLPWEVEEVSEDNTTYLKVHLVSNEQTKAVYPFDFHLSFSYKINGNTLEIKQHLHNSSATSIPFSTGFHPYFQAPDKTQLEVQIASHEYQDNITKEIRTFNGNFDFNLDEIDAAFKRLTAKSATVTDNSRRLKLTLDYGNDYPVVVFWTVKGKEFYCLEPWSAPRNSLNTGENLTVVEPGASYTASVRLTANFF; this comes from the coding sequence GTGCCGACAATTACCATTCAACAGCAACAGTACAAAACCTACATCCTTTCGGACGAAACCTCCGGTACTCAAATAGAAGTTGTACCAGAACGTGGTGGGATTATTACTGGTTGGCGTGTTCAAGGTCAAGAAATTTTCTATTTGGATAAAGAGCGCTTTACTCACCCTGATTTGAGTGTTAGGGGTGGTAATCCCATATTGTTTCCCATCTGTGGCAACTTACCAGATAACACCTATACTCACAACGGTCAGCAATACACTCTTAAACAGCATGGCTTTGCCCGTGACTTACCTTGGGAAGTTGAGGAAGTATCCGAGGACAATACAACTTATCTCAAAGTCCACTTAGTGAGTAACGAGCAAACCAAAGCTGTATACCCCTTTGATTTTCATTTGAGTTTCAGTTATAAAATCAACGGGAATACCTTAGAAATTAAGCAACATCTACATAACTCTTCTGCAACATCCATACCTTTTTCCACTGGGTTTCATCCTTACTTCCAAGCACCAGATAAAACACAGCTAGAGGTTCAAATTGCAAGTCACGAGTATCAAGACAACATAACCAAGGAAATCAGAACCTTTAACGGCAATTTTGATTTTAATTTAGATGAAATTGATGCTGCCTTTAAACGTTTAACTGCTAAATCAGCTACAGTCACCGACAATAGCCGTAGGTTAAAATTGACCTTAGATTACGGTAATGATTATCCGGTCGTAGTCTTTTGGACGGTCAAGGGGAAAGAATTCTATTGTCTAGAACCTTGGAGCGCTCCCCGCAACTCCCTCAACACAGGCGAAAACCTGACTGTGGTAGAACCAGGAGCCAGCTACACCGCATCTGTTAGACTCACTGCAAACTTTTTCTAA
- a CDS encoding dehydrogenase, E1 component → MVQERTLPKFDTASAQITKAEGLMLYEDMVLGRFFEDKCAEMYYRGKMFGFVHLYNGQEAVSSGVIKAMRPGEDFVSSTYRDHVHALSAGVPAREVMAELFGKATGCSKGRGGSMHMFSAEHGLLGGYAFVAEGIPVAAGAAFQSKYRREVLGDPKADQVTACFFGDGAANNGQFFETLNMAALWKLPILFVVENNKWAIGMAHERATSQPEIYKKASVFNMVGVEVDGMDVLAVHSVAQEAVARARAGEGPTLIEALTYRFRGHSLADPDELRSKAEKEFWFSRDPIKKLATYMVEQNLASETELKAIDQKIQDVIDEAVKFAESSPEPDPSELYRFIFAEDE, encoded by the coding sequence ATGGTTCAAGAACGGACGTTACCTAAATTTGATACTGCCAGCGCTCAAATCACCAAAGCAGAAGGCTTAATGCTTTACGAAGACATGGTGTTAGGACGCTTTTTTGAAGATAAATGTGCAGAAATGTACTACAGGGGCAAAATGTTCGGTTTTGTCCACTTATATAACGGTCAAGAAGCTGTTTCGTCTGGCGTTATCAAGGCAATGCGTCCGGGGGAAGATTTTGTTAGCAGTACCTACCGTGACCACGTTCACGCCCTGAGTGCAGGAGTTCCCGCCAGAGAAGTCATGGCGGAATTATTTGGCAAAGCTACAGGTTGTAGCAAAGGACGCGGCGGTTCCATGCACATGTTCTCTGCCGAACATGGCTTATTAGGTGGCTATGCCTTTGTCGCAGAAGGTATTCCGGTTGCAGCTGGCGCAGCTTTTCAAAGCAAATACCGCCGCGAAGTTTTGGGAGACCCAAAAGCTGACCAAGTAACCGCTTGCTTCTTTGGTGATGGTGCTGCTAACAACGGTCAGTTTTTTGAAACCTTGAATATGGCAGCCTTATGGAAACTGCCAATTCTTTTCGTGGTAGAAAATAATAAGTGGGCAATTGGGATGGCTCACGAACGGGCAACTTCCCAGCCAGAAATTTATAAGAAAGCCAGCGTATTTAACATGGTGGGTGTGGAAGTAGACGGGATGGATGTACTCGCAGTACATTCTGTTGCTCAAGAAGCCGTCGCCCGCGCCCGTGCTGGAGAAGGGCCAACACTAATTGAAGCCCTCACCTACCGCTTCCGTGGTCACTCCTTAGCAGACCCAGATGAATTACGCAGCAAAGCCGAAAAAGAATTTTGGTTCTCCCGTGACCCAATTAAGAAACTGGCTACTTATATGGTGGAACAAAATTTGGCTAGTGAGACAGAACTCAAAGCCATTGACCAGAAGATTCAGGATGTCATTGATGAAGCTGTGAAGTTTGCCGAAAGTAGTCCTGAGCCTGATCCTAGCGAATTGTATCGCTTTATATTTGCAGAAGACGAGTAA
- a CDS encoding heat shock protein DnaJ domain-containing protein, with amino-acid sequence MRIPLDYYRILGLPLAASEEQLRQAYSDRIVQLPRREYSQAAIASRKQFIETAYVVLSNPKERSSYDQLYLSHAYDPDGTATATVTAGKRTETNRDLDSQGLSIEIPQQELVGALLILQELGEYELVLKLGKTYLANHSVTSAKIGTNLLEEDFLATSDHPDIVLTVALACLELGREQWQQGYYENAAVSLESGLEMLASEGIFASVQAEIQADLYKLRPYRVLELLALPLEKTVQRHQGLELLQSILEDRSGIDGTNNDQSGLSIDDFLRFIQQIRHYLTVAEQHKLFEAESKRPSAVATYLAVYALIARGFAQRQPALIRQARQMLMYLGKRQDVHLEQSLCALLLGQTEEATRVLEMSQEYEALAFIREKSQDSPDLLPGLCLYGEQWLQNEVFPHFRDLSRQPAALKDYFANPQVQAYLEALPTDAETSNEWGVINRQPFASPQSQNQHPQNHSAGNSRQNHGKIPDLDLPEPSNYKVPDYSNSSSLPRTNPPPAPPTANHHQPPEIPVASFTQPERISSTTSHNLNGKTATPRPTQKRRRRKPPSQPVNREHRLDNNRDRPTRQRRTVSSSLDRKTRLVWTVFASLAGILVFWLIVSTTFGWLKDIFFPRPGVEGQPLAIQLNQPPVEIPNGYSDVLPPDGPLTDQTAEEVIQTWLSTKAIALGPNHDVDSLNGILTGSSLSQWRLIAQQDRADNRYRRYDHSVKVEFVTKNDLDPNRAVVLATVKEATQFYENAQKKKSSNESLRVRYDLIRREGTWRIQSMYVVNQISMSF; translated from the coding sequence GTGCGAATTCCGCTAGATTACTACCGAATTTTAGGACTACCGTTAGCGGCAAGTGAGGAACAGTTGCGACAAGCGTATAGCGATCGCATTGTACAATTGCCGCGACGGGAGTATTCTCAAGCAGCAATTGCTTCTCGTAAACAATTTATAGAAACAGCTTACGTGGTTTTATCCAATCCGAAAGAACGTAGCAGTTACGATCAGCTTTATCTGTCCCACGCTTATGATCCTGATGGCACTGCTACAGCTACAGTTACAGCAGGCAAACGCACAGAGACTAATCGTGATCTTGATAGCCAAGGTCTTAGTATTGAAATTCCCCAACAGGAATTAGTTGGTGCGTTATTAATCTTGCAAGAGCTAGGGGAATACGAGCTTGTACTAAAACTAGGTAAAACATATCTAGCTAATCATAGTGTCACCTCTGCCAAAATCGGCACCAATCTCCTTGAAGAAGATTTTCTCGCAACTAGTGACCATCCTGACATTGTCTTGACTGTAGCTTTGGCTTGCCTAGAATTAGGTCGGGAACAGTGGCAACAAGGTTATTACGAAAATGCCGCAGTGTCTCTAGAATCTGGGCTAGAAATGCTGGCCAGTGAAGGGATATTTGCGAGTGTGCAGGCAGAAATCCAAGCTGATCTCTATAAATTGCGTCCTTATCGGGTTTTAGAATTACTCGCACTACCTTTAGAAAAGACTGTACAACGCCACCAAGGCTTGGAATTGTTGCAAAGCATCCTGGAAGATCGTAGCGGTATTGATGGAACTAACAACGATCAATCGGGCTTAAGCATAGATGACTTTTTGCGATTTATTCAACAAATCCGCCACTACTTAACAGTCGCCGAACAACACAAGCTATTTGAAGCTGAAAGTAAGCGTCCATCTGCTGTAGCCACTTATTTAGCAGTTTATGCTTTGATTGCTAGAGGATTTGCTCAACGTCAACCAGCCCTAATTCGTCAAGCAAGACAAATGTTGATGTATTTGGGCAAGCGCCAAGATGTACATCTAGAACAGTCACTCTGTGCGCTATTGTTGGGTCAAACCGAAGAAGCAACCCGTGTTTTGGAAATGAGCCAGGAGTATGAAGCCTTAGCTTTTATTCGGGAAAAATCCCAGGACTCTCCTGATTTGTTACCGGGGCTGTGTCTGTATGGTGAACAATGGTTACAAAATGAAGTTTTTCCCCATTTTCGTGATCTGTCAAGACAGCCAGCGGCGCTCAAAGATTACTTTGCCAACCCTCAAGTGCAGGCATATTTAGAAGCGCTACCAACTGATGCAGAAACTAGCAACGAGTGGGGTGTAATTAATCGCCAACCTTTTGCTTCTCCACAATCTCAGAATCAGCATCCACAAAATCATTCTGCGGGAAATTCTCGCCAGAATCACGGAAAAATTCCTGATCTGGATTTACCAGAACCAAGTAACTATAAAGTACCTGATTATTCTAATTCGTCGTCGCTGCCTAGAACGAATCCACCACCTGCACCACCTACAGCTAATCATCATCAACCGCCAGAAATACCTGTAGCATCGTTTACGCAACCAGAGAGAATAAGCAGCACAACCAGCCATAATCTCAATGGTAAAACTGCTACACCTCGTCCTACCCAAAAACGCAGACGGCGTAAGCCTCCTAGTCAACCTGTTAACCGAGAACATAGGTTAGATAATAATCGCGATCGCCCGACGCGGCAACGGCGTACAGTCAGCAGCAGTCTAGATAGGAAAACCAGATTAGTCTGGACGGTATTTGCTTCCTTAGCGGGAATATTAGTCTTCTGGTTAATAGTGTCCACAACCTTTGGTTGGTTAAAAGATATCTTTTTCCCCCGTCCCGGTGTGGAAGGTCAACCTTTAGCCATCCAACTCAATCAACCACCTGTAGAAATTCCTAACGGCTATAGCGATGTACTCCCACCGGATGGCCCTTTAACAGATCAAACAGCCGAAGAAGTGATTCAGACTTGGCTTTCTACCAAAGCTATAGCTTTAGGCCCAAACCATGATGTTGACAGTTTAAACGGCATTTTGACTGGTTCATCTCTATCTCAATGGCGATTAATTGCCCAGCAAGATAGAGCCGATAACCGCTATCGCAGGTACGACCACAGCGTTAAAGTAGAATTTGTGACTAAAAATGACTTAGACCCAAATCGCGCCGTCGTTTTAGCTACTGTCAAAGAAGCAACACAGTTTTATGAAAACGCTCAGAAGAAAAAGTCTTCTAACGAAAGTTTGCGGGTTCGCTATGATTTAATTCGCCGAGAAGGTACGTGGCGAATTCAAAGTATGTATGTTGTGAATCAAATTAGTATGAGCTTTTAA
- a CDS encoding ATP-dependent Clp protease adaptor protein ClpS, translated as MLTRLSAAVYGMGTAPTVTPERSSQTISKPYPNYKVIVLNDDFNTFQHVAECLMKYIPNMTSDRAWDLTNQIHYEGQAIVWVGPQEPAELYHQQLRRAGLTMAPLEAA; from the coding sequence ATGCTTACAAGACTTTCAGCAGCTGTGTACGGGATGGGTACCGCACCAACTGTTACGCCTGAACGGTCTAGTCAAACTATTAGTAAACCGTATCCTAATTACAAAGTTATCGTTTTAAACGATGACTTCAATACTTTTCAACATGTCGCTGAGTGTTTGATGAAGTATATCCCGAATATGACCAGCGATCGCGCTTGGGATTTAACTAATCAGATACATTACGAAGGACAAGCGATCGTGTGGGTAGGCCCCCAAGAACCAGCAGAATTGTATCACCAACAGCTGCGACGAGCCGGTTTAACAATGGCTCCCCTAGAAGCAGCTTAG
- a CDS encoding 3-octaprenyl-4-hydroxybenzoate decarboxylase, with amino-acid sequence MARDLRGFIKILEERGQLRRISALVDPELEIAEISNRMLQKGGPGLLFENVKGASFPVAVNLLGTVERICWSMNMQHPQELETLGKKLSMLQQPKPPKKISQAIDFGKVLFDVIKAKPGRDFFPACQQVVIPGDDLDLNTLPLIRPYPGDAGKIITLGLVITKDCETGTPNVGVYRLQLQSKNTMTVHWLSVRGGARHLRKAAERGKKLEIAIALGVDPLIIMAAATPIPVDLSEWLFAGLYGGSGVQLAKCKTVDLEVPADSEFVLEGTITPGEVLPDGPFGDHMGYYGGVEDSPLIRFQCMTHRKDPIYLTTFSGRPPKEEAMMAIALNRIYTPILRQQVSEIVDFFLPMEALSYKAAIISIDKAYPGQARRAALAFWSALPQFTYTKFVIVVDKDINIRDPRQVVWAISSKVDPTRDVFILPNTPFDTLDFASEKIGLGGRMGIDATTKIPPETEHEWGAPLESDPDIAAMVDRKWAEYGLGDLQLGEVDPNLFGYDMK; translated from the coding sequence ATGGCGAGAGATTTGCGGGGATTCATCAAAATTTTAGAAGAAAGAGGGCAATTACGGCGGATTTCTGCCTTAGTTGACCCAGAATTAGAAATTGCGGAGATTTCTAACCGGATGCTGCAAAAAGGCGGGCCGGGGTTGTTGTTTGAAAATGTCAAAGGTGCTTCTTTCCCGGTAGCGGTGAATTTGCTGGGGACTGTGGAACGAATATGCTGGTCGATGAATATGCAGCATCCGCAGGAGTTAGAAACTCTGGGGAAAAAGCTGAGTATGCTACAGCAACCGAAACCACCGAAAAAGATTTCTCAGGCGATAGATTTTGGTAAAGTGCTGTTTGATGTCATCAAAGCCAAACCCGGAAGAGACTTTTTTCCCGCTTGTCAGCAAGTGGTAATTCCAGGCGATGATTTGGATTTAAATACTTTACCCTTGATTCGTCCTTATCCTGGTGATGCTGGCAAGATTATCACCTTGGGGTTGGTAATTACCAAAGATTGCGAGACAGGTACACCAAATGTTGGTGTTTATCGCTTGCAACTGCAATCGAAAAATACCATGACGGTTCATTGGTTATCGGTGCGGGGTGGGGCCAGACACTTGCGAAAAGCGGCAGAACGTGGGAAGAAATTAGAGATAGCGATCGCCCTTGGTGTTGATCCACTAATTATCATGGCAGCTGCTACACCCATTCCAGTAGATTTATCAGAATGGTTATTTGCTGGGTTATATGGTGGTTCTGGTGTGCAGTTGGCAAAGTGTAAAACTGTTGATTTAGAAGTTCCCGCTGATTCGGAATTTGTGTTAGAAGGGACAATTACCCCAGGGGAAGTTTTACCAGACGGGCCTTTTGGCGACCACATGGGTTATTACGGCGGCGTGGAAGATTCGCCTTTAATTCGCTTCCAGTGTATGACGCATCGCAAAGACCCGATTTATTTAACCACATTTAGCGGTCGTCCACCCAAAGAAGAAGCGATGATGGCGATCGCACTTAATCGGATATATACCCCAATTTTACGCCAACAAGTCTCAGAAATTGTCGATTTTTTCTTGCCAATGGAAGCTTTGAGTTACAAAGCCGCAATTATTTCCATTGATAAAGCCTATCCCGGACAAGCACGCCGCGCCGCTTTAGCCTTTTGGAGTGCTTTACCACAATTTACCTACACCAAATTTGTGATTGTCGTTGATAAAGATATCAATATCCGCGACCCCCGACAAGTTGTTTGGGCAATCAGTTCTAAAGTTGATCCCACCCGTGATGTGTTTATTCTGCCAAATACACCCTTTGATACCTTAGATTTTGCCAGTGAAAAAATTGGTTTAGGTGGACGGATGGGAATTGATGCTACTACCAAAATTCCCCCAGAAACCGAACATGAATGGGGCGCACCACTAGAATCAGATCCAGATATTGCTGCAATGGTAGACAGAAAATGGGCAGAATATGGTTTAGGAGATTTACAGTTAGGAGAAGTTGATCCTAACTTATTTGGTTATGACATGAAATGA
- a CDS encoding taurine catabolism dioxygenase TauD/TfdA has protein sequence MNLSKQPISATIGQQIINSNCKNILDLNKAEIISLFKYYGVLLFRGFTTDTSIFREFTNLFSTDFIDYAGGAFNRRVINGDKTILSVNDYQFDIKLHGEMYYQKQIPLMLWFFCAHPASENGETTVCDGRQFFEALSDELKSLFLQKKLKFSVLMDKAEWQKKYKTEDINTLKEICNHNYTYLHIYPDESIRIEYIFFAVSTSKCGKYQAFINSLLPTMQLNPEVLKFEDDSEIPAEVIAELNLIAEKLTTNIAWKKGDILMIDNTRIMHGRRAFTDDKREIYIRLCSPAFD, from the coding sequence ATGAATTTGTCTAAACAGCCAATCTCAGCAACCATAGGTCAGCAAATTATTAATAGTAATTGCAAAAACATTCTAGACCTTAATAAAGCAGAAATTATCAGTCTATTTAAGTATTATGGTGTGTTACTCTTTCGAGGATTCACAACTGATACGAGTATTTTTAGAGAGTTTACTAATTTATTTAGTACAGATTTTATTGATTATGCTGGCGGTGCTTTCAATAGACGGGTTATTAATGGTGACAAAACTATTTTAAGTGTGAACGATTATCAATTTGATATTAAGTTACATGGGGAAATGTACTACCAAAAGCAGATACCATTGATGTTGTGGTTTTTCTGCGCTCACCCCGCCTCCGAAAATGGTGAAACAACTGTCTGTGATGGTAGGCAATTTTTTGAAGCTCTTAGTGATGAGCTAAAAAGTTTATTTCTTCAGAAGAAATTGAAATTTAGTGTGCTGATGGATAAAGCAGAATGGCAGAAAAAATACAAAACAGAAGATATTAATACACTTAAAGAAATTTGTAATCATAATTATACTTATCTCCATATATACCCAGATGAATCAATTCGTATTGAATATATTTTTTTCGCAGTAAGTACTAGTAAATGTGGTAAATACCAAGCTTTTATTAATAGCCTTTTGCCAACAATGCAGTTAAATCCTGAAGTTCTGAAATTTGAGGATGATTCAGAAATTCCGGCTGAGGTTATTGCTGAACTAAATCTAATTGCTGAAAAACTAACTACAAATATTGCCTGGAAAAAAGGAGATATTTTAATGATAGATAATACAAGAATTATGCACGGGAGACGCGCATTTACAGATGATAAAAGAGAGATTTATATTCGGTTATGTTCGCCAGCTTTTGATTGA